The following proteins are co-located in the Bacillota bacterium genome:
- a CDS encoding HD-GYP domain-containing protein has product MKLMAVNESILGLKAARSIYTSDGTLLLAAGKEVKEVYLNRLSELGVYSVYIDDGFQDDVNMEDVVSERTRVEALKTTRDAMTRIGAGAKASVQDISKVMDDLMDELMADPSLMLNLVDIRAINDYTFGHCVGVAVLSLMTAISLGYNQFDLKKIGMGALFHDLGKIKIPDSILYKPGPLSPLEWEEMKRHSAIGFELLRERGDFNIVSAHIAFQHHEKLDGTGYPRGIKGSEIHEFARVVALADVYDAITTDRPYRPRKLPHQAILIIRDGIRTHFDPNIVPAFISNVAIYPIGTVLVLNTGEKARVIEVQKRRPASPVVRVVAGADGLPVEGGRKIDLARSSDVHIVALHGQ; this is encoded by the coding sequence ATGAAATTGATGGCCGTAAATGAATCGATCCTGGGCCTCAAGGCGGCGAGGAGTATCTACACTTCAGACGGGACCCTGCTCCTGGCGGCCGGCAAGGAAGTCAAGGAGGTCTACCTGAACCGCCTGTCGGAGCTCGGCGTCTACTCGGTCTACATCGATGATGGATTTCAGGACGATGTCAACATGGAGGACGTGGTCAGCGAACGGACGAGGGTCGAGGCCTTGAAGACGACCCGCGACGCCATGACCCGCATCGGGGCCGGGGCCAAGGCCAGCGTCCAGGATATCAGCAAGGTCATGGACGACCTCATGGACGAGCTGATGGCCGACCCCAGCCTGATGCTGAACCTGGTCGACATTCGGGCGATTAACGACTACACCTTTGGACACTGCGTCGGGGTCGCCGTCCTCTCCTTGATGACCGCCATCAGCCTCGGCTACAACCAGTTCGACCTGAAGAAGATCGGCATGGGCGCCCTCTTCCACGACCTCGGGAAGATCAAGATCCCCGACTCGATCCTTTATAAGCCCGGCCCGCTGTCGCCCTTGGAATGGGAAGAGATGAAGCGGCACTCAGCCATCGGCTTCGAGCTACTCCGCGAGCGGGGGGACTTCAATATCGTCTCGGCCCACATCGCCTTCCAGCATCATGAGAAACTCGATGGCACGGGTTATCCCCGGGGGATCAAGGGTTCCGAGATCCACGAGTTCGCCCGGGTCGTCGCCCTGGCCGACGTCTACGACGCCATCACCACCGACCGGCCGTATCGGCCGCGAAAACTGCCGCATCAAGCCATCCTGATCATTCGGGACGGGATTCGAACGCATTTTGACCCGAATATCGTCCCTGCTTTCATCTCCAACGTCGCGATCTATCCGATCGGCACCGTCCTCGTTCTGAACACCGGCGAGAAGGCCAGGGTAATCGAGGTGCAGAAGCGCCGGCCGGCCAGCCCGGTCGTGCGCGTCGTGGCCGGTGCCGACGGCCTGCCGGTCGAGGGTGGACGAAAAATCGACCTGGCCAGGTCGTCCGACGTCCATATCGTCGCCCTGCACGGGCAGTGA
- a CDS encoding heavy metal translocating P-type ATPase yields MHHQDDRSEQAEATCGCGHDHTQHRIHDNPHADPPGGGRPTRGRGLRQERLVIQGLHCADCAAKVEKTLTRLPGVTLAAVNFATSALSIEYDPAVLKRGEIGRAVGQLGYGVAQPAGPRAARGSVLRLTGLDCPDCAAKLEKSLRSRPGVKRADLNFAASKLVIEHSGPVEEVIAAVRAAGYGAELAAPGPTPVAWSPFSAADPKFVLTALSGVALLAGIIAGRTGLGRSGQAAIFAVALATGGYTVARAGLFSLRHLVLDMNVLVTIAALGAAAIDRWEEAATVVFLFSFGNLLEAYSLDRTRRSIRNLMQSAPQAAVVRREGREVTVPVEEVGEGETLIVRPGDRLAADGVVVAGASPVNQAMITGESLSVVKEKGAAVYAGTINEDGYLEVQVTAKAADSTLARIVHLVEEAQGQRAPTQQFVDTFARYYTPIVIGLAVAVAVLPSLVLRQPFTPWFYRSLALLVVSCPCALVVSTPVSIVSAIGNAARSGIMIKGGVHLEAIGKIRSIALDKTGTLTLGRPQVAGVVPASGRGEEEVLRAAAGVEARSEHALARAIVEAAGRQGIAPPAGENFVALPGRGAKAKVDGVNVYVGRPEFARDQLGLDLSGFREALEAARGKGRTAVVVGTKGFLLGLITFTDTPRPEAAAAVADLKRAGVRPVVMLTGDAEGAAALIGRRLGLDEVRAGLLPEDKVAAVRRLMADYGQVAMVGDGINDAPALAAASVGVAMGVVGSDAALETADIALMADDLTRVAYAVRLGRRTVATVRENIIFSLLVKVAALALIFPGWLTLWLAVMSDVGASLVVTLNGLRLLSFGGSRRAAQAAGPSPAEAIQTGS; encoded by the coding sequence ATGCACCACCAAGACGACCGTTCAGAACAGGCCGAGGCGACCTGCGGCTGCGGCCACGACCACACCCAACACCGCATCCACGATAACCCTCACGCTGACCCGCCCGGCGGGGGCCGACCCACCCGGGGCCGGGGCCTGCGCCAGGAGCGCTTGGTCATCCAGGGCCTCCACTGCGCGGATTGCGCGGCCAAGGTCGAGAAGACTTTGACCCGCCTGCCCGGGGTGACCTTGGCGGCGGTCAACTTTGCCACCAGCGCCCTGTCCATCGAGTATGATCCGGCCGTTCTCAAGCGGGGCGAGATCGGGCGGGCGGTGGGCCAGCTCGGTTACGGCGTGGCCCAGCCGGCCGGGCCCCGGGCCGCCCGCGGCTCGGTCCTCCGCCTGACCGGCCTCGACTGCCCCGACTGCGCGGCCAAGCTCGAGAAGAGCCTCCGGTCAAGGCCGGGGGTCAAGCGGGCCGACCTCAATTTCGCCGCCTCCAAGCTCGTCATCGAGCACAGCGGACCGGTCGAGGAGGTCATCGCCGCCGTCCGCGCCGCCGGCTATGGGGCCGAGCTGGCCGCCCCGGGCCCGACCCCGGTCGCCTGGTCACCCTTCTCGGCGGCCGACCCCAAGTTTGTCCTGACCGCCCTATCGGGAGTGGCCCTCCTGGCCGGAATCATCGCCGGACGAACCGGTCTGGGACGATCGGGGCAGGCCGCCATCTTCGCCGTGGCCCTGGCGACGGGCGGCTACACGGTGGCCCGGGCCGGTCTCTTCTCCCTCCGCCACCTGGTCCTCGACATGAACGTCCTGGTGACCATCGCCGCCCTCGGGGCGGCGGCCATCGATCGCTGGGAGGAGGCCGCCACCGTAGTCTTCCTGTTCTCCTTCGGAAACCTCCTGGAGGCCTACAGCCTGGACCGGACCCGCCGTTCCATCCGCAACCTGATGCAATCGGCCCCCCAGGCGGCCGTCGTCCGGCGCGAAGGCCGTGAGGTCACCGTGCCGGTAGAGGAGGTCGGGGAAGGGGAGACCCTCATCGTCAGACCCGGCGACCGCCTGGCCGCCGACGGGGTGGTCGTCGCCGGCGCCTCACCGGTCAATCAGGCCATGATCACCGGCGAATCGCTGTCCGTGGTCAAGGAGAAAGGGGCCGCCGTCTACGCCGGGACCATCAACGAAGACGGCTACCTCGAAGTCCAGGTGACGGCCAAGGCCGCCGACAGCACCCTGGCCCGTATCGTCCACCTGGTCGAGGAAGCCCAGGGGCAGCGGGCTCCGACCCAGCAGTTCGTCGACACTTTCGCCCGCTACTACACGCCCATCGTCATCGGCCTAGCCGTGGCCGTCGCCGTCCTGCCGTCCCTGGTCTTGCGGCAGCCCTTCACCCCCTGGTTCTACCGCTCGCTGGCGCTCCTGGTCGTCTCGTGCCCGTGCGCCCTGGTCGTCTCGACCCCGGTGTCGATCGTTTCGGCCATCGGCAACGCGGCCAGGTCCGGGATCATGATCAAGGGCGGCGTCCATCTCGAGGCGATAGGGAAGATCCGGAGCATCGCTCTGGACAAGACGGGCACCCTGACCCTCGGCCGGCCCCAGGTGGCCGGGGTCGTCCCGGCTTCCGGGCGCGGCGAGGAGGAAGTCCTCAGGGCCGCGGCCGGCGTCGAGGCCCGTTCCGAGCACGCCCTGGCCAGGGCGATCGTGGAAGCGGCCGGGAGACAGGGGATCGCCCCGCCGGCCGGCGAGAACTTCGTCGCCCTCCCGGGTCGAGGGGCCAAGGCCAAGGTCGACGGGGTCAACGTCTACGTCGGCCGGCCGGAGTTCGCCCGCGACCAACTGGGCCTCGACCTCTCGGGTTTTCGGGAGGCTCTCGAAGCCGCCCGGGGGAAGGGCCGGACGGCGGTCGTCGTCGGGACCAAGGGCTTCCTGCTCGGCCTGATCACCTTCACCGACACCCCGCGCCCGGAGGCCGCGGCCGCCGTGGCCGATCTCAAGCGGGCCGGGGTCCGCCCGGTGGTCATGCTCACCGGCGATGCCGAGGGGGCCGCCGCGCTCATCGGTCGCCGCCTCGGCCTCGATGAGGTGCGGGCGGGCCTGCTGCCGGAGGACAAGGTGGCGGCCGTCCGTCGGCTCATGGCCGACTACGGGCAGGTGGCCATGGTCGGTGACGGGATCAACGACGCCCCGGCCCTGGCCGCGGCCAGCGTCGGCGTGGCGATGGGCGTGGTCGGTAGCGACGCGGCGTTGGAGACGGCGGACATCGCCCTGATGGCCGACGACCTGACCAGAGTGGCCTACGCCGTCCGCCTCGGCCGCCGGACTGTGGCCACGGTCCGGGAGAACATCATCTTCTCGCTCCTCGTCAAGGTCGCCGCCCTGGCCTTGATCTTCCCCGGCTGGCTGACCCTCTGGCTGGCCGTGATGAGTGACGTCGGGGCCTCCCTCGTGGTGACCTTGAACGGCCTGCGCCTCCTGAGCTTCGGCGGGTCCCGACGGGCGGCTCAGGCGGCCGGGCCGAGCCCGGCCGAAGCCATTCAAACCGGGTCTTAG
- a CDS encoding metalloregulator ArsR/SmtB family transcription factor, with translation MASDDDDRLEECFDECFDGKKVEMLRPELQSVEGLADIFKALADDTRVRIVYALSREELCVHDLAALLGSSVSAVSHHLRLLRQMHLVRHHRQGKRIFYTLDDLHVVGLLHQSLDHLEHTRR, from the coding sequence ATGGCCAGCGATGATGATGACCGCCTTGAAGAGTGCTTCGACGAGTGCTTCGACGGGAAGAAGGTCGAGATGCTCCGGCCCGAACTCCAGTCCGTAGAAGGGCTGGCCGATATCTTCAAGGCCCTGGCCGACGATACTCGGGTGAGGATCGTCTACGCCCTCTCCCGGGAGGAACTCTGCGTCCACGACCTGGCCGCCCTGCTCGGCTCATCGGTTTCGGCCGTCTCCCACCACCTGAGACTGCTCCGCCAGATGCACCTGGTGAGGCACCACCGCCAAGGGAAGCGGATTTTCTACACCCTCGATGACCTTCACGTGGTCGGCCTGCTCCATCAAAGCCTCGACCACCTCGAGCACACGAGGCGATAA
- a CDS encoding acyl-CoA dehydrogenase family protein — protein MKLPDYYRVDDLLSQDERAVRDLVRKFVEREVKPIIGEYWLKGEFPQELIPKMAELGLFGPTLPEKYGGAALSYIAYGLMMQELERGDSGLRSFASVQSSLAMFAIHKYGSEEQRMHWLPPMCRGEAIGCFGLTEPDAGSDPDMMLTKARRTDHGWVISGSKRWITNGSVSKVAVVWAKDESGKVQGFLVEKGQPGYTTRDMHTKVSMRASVTSELYFDEVEVEESARLPGVRGLGSALSCLTEARFGIAFGAVGAAMDCFAEALDYSLTRRLFGAPLAAKQLTQEHLADMLTRVTSGQLLALRLGQIKDAGQITYSQVSLAKRENVRRSIEVARMARELLGANGITTEYCSIRHSVNLESVDTYEGAYEVHSLIVGRDLTGMAAF, from the coding sequence ATGAAGCTGCCGGACTATTATCGGGTCGACGATCTGCTCTCCCAGGACGAGCGGGCCGTCCGCGACCTGGTCCGCAAGTTCGTCGAGCGCGAGGTCAAGCCGATCATCGGCGAGTACTGGCTGAAGGGCGAATTCCCCCAGGAACTCATCCCGAAGATGGCCGAGTTGGGGCTGTTCGGCCCGACCCTGCCCGAGAAGTACGGCGGGGCGGCCCTATCCTACATCGCTTACGGCCTGATGATGCAGGAACTGGAGCGGGGCGATTCCGGACTGCGCAGCTTCGCCTCGGTCCAGTCGAGCCTGGCCATGTTCGCCATCCACAAATACGGCTCCGAGGAGCAGCGGATGCACTGGCTCCCGCCGATGTGCCGGGGCGAGGCCATCGGCTGCTTCGGCCTGACCGAGCCGGACGCCGGGTCCGACCCGGACATGATGCTGACCAAGGCCCGCCGGACCGACCACGGTTGGGTCATCTCCGGCTCCAAGCGGTGGATCACCAACGGCTCGGTGTCCAAGGTGGCCGTCGTCTGGGCCAAGGATGAGAGCGGGAAGGTCCAGGGCTTCCTGGTCGAGAAGGGCCAGCCCGGCTACACCACCCGGGACATGCATACGAAGGTCTCCATGCGGGCCTCGGTCACCTCGGAGCTGTATTTCGACGAGGTCGAGGTGGAGGAGTCGGCCCGCCTGCCGGGGGTCAGGGGGCTCGGCAGCGCCCTCAGCTGCCTGACCGAGGCGCGTTTCGGGATCGCCTTCGGGGCGGTCGGGGCGGCCATGGATTGCTTCGCCGAGGCCCTCGACTACTCGCTCACCCGTAGACTCTTCGGGGCTCCTCTGGCGGCCAAGCAGCTGACCCAGGAGCACCTGGCCGACATGCTCACCCGGGTCACCAGCGGACAGCTCCTGGCCCTCCGGCTCGGGCAGATCAAGGACGCCGGCCAGATCACCTACAGTCAGGTCTCCCTGGCCAAGCGGGAGAACGTCCGGCGGTCCATCGAGGTCGCCCGGATGGCCCGCGAGCTCTTGGGGGCCAACGGGATCACCACCGAATACTGCTCCATCCGGCACTCGGTCAACCTCGAGTCGGTCGACACCTACGAGGGCGCCTACGAAGTCCACTCGCTCATCGTCGGCCGCGACCTGACCGGGATGGCCGCCTTCTGA
- a CDS encoding (Fe-S)-binding protein, which produces MTPQDLEQKLIKCIRCGTCLKDCPIYQETLDEQFTPRAKIQLAQAILQDRTLELSEGLRGIAENCLLCRSCREACPNKVDGPEFTLLLRENLVDRRGESAIKSGVFNVVVPRPGLIGLGVRMASLAQAFRLDRLAAAVTGLFSKEGKKLVDYAPRLSIRPLTATYPTGAVLPPLGGGRPKARVAYFYGCVTNEVFPATGRATIEVLRRNGHEVVLPRQNCCGVPASANGDLEPARKMARANTESFAKAGADWIVTRQMLWRRGFVHPDPPRPVDEGGGQEGQERLGDGGRGPRHRLPELPHAAHRRDRAGRPRAAGASPCRPVGEGLRRGGGLARGGRRGQERLGPPGPQANPQNKTKGAPPDQVRKGSLGSVS; this is translated from the coding sequence TTGACCCCCCAGGACCTGGAACAGAAGCTGATCAAGTGCATCCGTTGCGGGACGTGCCTCAAGGACTGCCCCATCTATCAAGAGACGCTGGATGAGCAATTCACACCGCGGGCCAAGATCCAGTTGGCCCAGGCCATCCTCCAAGATCGGACCCTTGAGCTATCCGAAGGCCTGCGGGGCATCGCCGAGAACTGCCTCCTTTGCCGGTCGTGCCGGGAGGCCTGTCCGAACAAGGTCGACGGGCCGGAGTTCACCCTCCTCCTGCGGGAGAACCTGGTCGACCGGCGCGGCGAGTCGGCCATCAAGAGCGGCGTCTTCAACGTCGTTGTCCCGCGGCCGGGGCTGATCGGCCTGGGCGTCCGGATGGCCTCCCTGGCTCAGGCTTTCAGGCTGGACCGCCTGGCCGCCGCGGTGACCGGGCTGTTCTCCAAGGAAGGTAAGAAGCTGGTCGACTATGCCCCGCGGTTGTCCATCCGTCCGCTGACGGCGACTTATCCGACCGGCGCGGTCCTGCCCCCGCTCGGCGGGGGGCGGCCGAAGGCCCGGGTGGCCTACTTCTACGGCTGCGTCACGAATGAGGTCTTCCCGGCGACGGGCCGGGCGACCATCGAGGTTCTCAGACGCAACGGGCACGAGGTCGTCCTACCCAGGCAGAACTGCTGCGGCGTTCCGGCCTCGGCCAACGGCGACCTCGAGCCGGCCAGGAAGATGGCCCGGGCCAACACGGAGAGCTTCGCCAAGGCGGGCGCCGACTGGATTGTCACCCGACAAATGCTGTGGCGCCGCGGGTTCGTACACCCTGACCCGCCACGACCTGTCGATGAAGGTGGGGGACAGGAAGGCCAGGAACGCCTTGGCGACGGGGGCCGAGGCCCTCGTCACCGGCTGCCCGAGCTGCCGCATGCAGCTCATCGACGCGACCGGGCGGGCCGGCCACGAGCTGCCGGTGCATCACCCTGTCGACCTGTTGGCGAGGGCTTACGCCGCGGGGGCGGCCTCGCGCGCGGCGGCCGACGCGGCCAAGAGCGCCTAGGCCCCCCGGGCCCCCAGGCCAATCCTCAGAACAAGACCAAGGGAGCCCCTCCGGACCAGGTCCGGAAGGGCTCCCTTGGCTCTGTCAGCTGA
- a CDS encoding FAD-linked oxidase C-terminal domain-containing protein, which produces MLGVITQATLKLIPKPEAKVVLLAIFKEWAQGGQTVADIFDHGILPTTCEIMDDTSIRAAEEYGHFGLPTGAGALLVIEVDGYREIAPTRISEDVTVPRSKVPELVVRLKEVEKEIGLPIVVFGHAGDGNLHPAVLTDRRDPDKWARAHRGIELIFKHTVALGGTLSGEHGVGYMKAPFLPLEYGERAIRLMKDPKQAVDPQGLLNPLKMFPDPRNPMVSEAGKGQAGGGAGPGQA; this is translated from the coding sequence ATGCTCGGGGTGATCACCCAGGCCACCCTCAAGCTCATCCCCAAACCCGAGGCGAAGGTCGTCCTCCTGGCCATCTTCAAGGAATGGGCCCAGGGCGGCCAGACCGTGGCCGACATCTTCGACCACGGCATCCTCCCGACGACCTGCGAGATCATGGACGACACCTCGATCAGGGCGGCCGAGGAGTATGGCCATTTCGGGCTGCCGACCGGGGCCGGCGCGCTCCTGGTCATCGAGGTGGACGGCTACCGCGAGATCGCCCCGACCCGGATCTCCGAGGACGTCACCGTCCCCCGCTCGAAGGTCCCCGAACTCGTCGTCAGGCTCAAGGAAGTGGAGAAGGAGATCGGCCTGCCGATTGTCGTCTTCGGCCACGCCGGCGACGGCAACCTGCATCCGGCCGTCCTCACCGATCGGCGTGACCCGGACAAGTGGGCCCGCGCCCACCGCGGGATCGAGCTGATCTTCAAGCACACGGTGGCCCTGGGGGGCACCCTCTCCGGCGAGCACGGGGTGGGCTATATGAAGGCCCCCTTCCTGCCCCTGGAATACGGCGAACGGGCCATCCGCCTGATGAAGGACCCCAAGCAGGCGGTCGACCCGCAGGGCCTCCTCAACCCACTGAAGATGTTCCCCGACCCGCGCAACCCGATGGTGTCTGAGGCGGGGAAGGGGCAGGCGGGTGGCGGGGCCGGCCCGGGCCAGGCATAG
- a CDS encoding CPBP family intramembrane glutamic endopeptidase: MTGLRPVLWNPTPFWPIIAFLYGNFAEELFFRGYVQNKLDRAADGRGPWLWGAAIAAQSLLFGLFHVNYDLFPFNSTALLWYVVFSGTFGFIMGTIIRSTGSLLAVAVTHPLWNMRVLSIAAVSTVPTSWTYQFVYQIALLVVAGLIFPPAMRGLMRAFGETTFRRPSATCGGCG, from the coding sequence GTGACCGGCCTGCGGCCGGTCCTCTGGAATCCGACCCCCTTCTGGCCGATCATCGCTTTCCTGTACGGCAACTTCGCCGAGGAGCTTTTCTTCCGCGGCTATGTCCAGAACAAGCTGGACCGGGCGGCCGACGGTCGCGGTCCGTGGCTGTGGGGGGCGGCCATCGCCGCGCAGAGCCTGCTCTTCGGGCTCTTTCACGTCAACTACGACCTTTTCCCGTTCAACTCGACGGCTCTCCTCTGGTACGTGGTCTTCTCGGGGACCTTCGGCTTCATCATGGGGACGATCATCCGGTCGACCGGCTCCCTGCTGGCCGTGGCCGTCACCCACCCCCTCTGGAACATGCGGGTCCTCTCGATCGCCGCGGTCTCGACCGTCCCCACCTCATGGACCTACCAGTTCGTCTACCAGATCGCCCTGCTGGTCGTGGCCGGCCTGATCTTCCCGCCGGCGATGCGCGGCCTGATGCGGGCCTTCGGCGAGACGACCTTCCGCCGGCCAAGCGCCACCTGCGGTGGCTGCGGATGA
- a CDS encoding polysaccharide deacetylase family protein, producing MSDREGMHGYGEKTIGAAAARPPLDGGQGGHGSPVGRPGLPRRSRRAGLFSWRWRAFTAVVLAIAAVLFASLWAAGRLVAFRDASRSAIGSGQGPASGSPSGFPAARPSLPAPGSPAPPLPPVPARLVFHGPRERRAVAITFDACQDEYPRTFDLKTYDILEETRTPATVFMGGKWMEEHPESTKLMAANPLIELGNHSYIHPHFTKISDERVIEEVRKTQDIQYRLTGKRGHVFRFPFGDHHQKDVELVASLGLTPIQWEVVSGDPDPNVSAKAMIREVLAQARPGSIIIFHINGRGVHTAEALPAVIEGLRERGFQLVTVSELLGLR from the coding sequence TTGAGCGATCGAGAGGGCATGCACGGATACGGGGAAAAGACCATCGGGGCAGCCGCAGCCAGGCCACCTTTGGACGGCGGCCAGGGCGGCCACGGCAGCCCCGTGGGCCGGCCGGGCCTTCCCCGACGATCGCGGCGCGCGGGCCTCTTCTCTTGGCGCTGGCGGGCGTTCACCGCCGTGGTCCTGGCCATCGCCGCGGTATTGTTCGCCTCACTGTGGGCGGCCGGGAGACTGGTGGCCTTTCGCGATGCCTCGCGGTCGGCCATCGGGTCCGGACAAGGGCCGGCGTCCGGGTCGCCCTCCGGGTTTCCCGCGGCCCGGCCCTCACTCCCGGCCCCTGGTTCGCCCGCCCCGCCGCTTCCGCCGGTCCCGGCCAGACTCGTTTTCCACGGCCCGCGCGAGCGCCGGGCCGTGGCCATCACCTTTGACGCCTGCCAGGACGAGTACCCGCGGACTTTCGACCTTAAGACCTACGATATCCTCGAGGAGACGCGGACGCCGGCCACCGTCTTCATGGGCGGGAAGTGGATGGAGGAGCACCCCGAGTCGACCAAGCTGATGGCCGCGAACCCCCTGATCGAACTCGGCAACCACTCCTACATCCACCCGCACTTCACGAAGATCAGCGACGAGCGGGTCATCGAGGAAGTCCGCAAGACTCAGGACATCCAGTACCGCCTGACCGGGAAGCGCGGTCACGTCTTCCGCTTCCCCTTCGGGGACCACCACCAGAAGGACGTGGAGCTGGTCGCCTCCCTCGGGTTGACCCCGATCCAGTGGGAGGTCGTCTCCGGCGACCCCGACCCCAATGTCTCGGCCAAAGCCATGATCCGCGAGGTCCTGGCCCAGGCCCGCCCGGGCTCGATTATCATCTTCCACATCAACGGGCGGGGGGTCCACACGGCGGAAGCATTGCCGGCGGTCATCGAGGGTCTTAGGGAACGAGGGTTCCAGTTGGTCACGGTCTCCGAACTGCTTGGCTTGAGGTGA
- a CDS encoding metallophosphoesterase family protein → MTKVAVLSDIHGNLQALRAVLDDVHRQGPDFVVCAGDLVVYGPFPNECVALVRACKIVTVMGNRDWAVAVRQPGEGYAVPVGRRREVEVGLYGWTDRTISEENRAFLAGLPRRLRLRVGQTELLVVHGTCRSPFEYLRVDDDESLFTELAEVSRADVIVAGHTHVPFWRRVGEAGGPLGEVLFANAGSVGWPKDRRPEAAYLELTVNGREVRAETRRIAYPVEETVAAMRQAGLPETLMEALTLGTEIR, encoded by the coding sequence ATGACGAAAGTCGCCGTCCTTTCCGATATCCACGGGAACCTTCAGGCCCTCCGGGCCGTCCTTGATGATGTCCACCGGCAAGGGCCCGACTTCGTCGTCTGCGCCGGGGACCTGGTCGTCTACGGACCGTTTCCCAATGAATGTGTGGCCCTGGTGCGGGCCTGCAAGATCGTCACCGTAATGGGCAATCGCGATTGGGCGGTGGCCGTCCGGCAGCCTGGCGAAGGCTATGCGGTGCCGGTCGGTCGGCGGCGAGAGGTCGAGGTCGGCCTGTACGGGTGGACCGACCGGACCATCTCCGAAGAGAACCGCGCCTTTCTGGCCGGCCTGCCGAGGAGGCTCCGGCTCCGGGTGGGGCAGACCGAGCTCCTCGTGGTCCACGGGACCTGCCGGTCGCCCTTCGAGTACCTGCGGGTCGACGATGACGAGAGTCTCTTCACCGAGCTGGCCGAGGTCAGCCGGGCCGACGTGATCGTCGCCGGGCACACCCACGTGCCCTTTTGGCGCCGGGTCGGCGAGGCTGGTGGCCCGCTCGGCGAGGTCCTCTTCGCCAACGCCGGCAGCGTGGGCTGGCCGAAGGACAGGCGGCCTGAGGCCGCTTACTTGGAATTGACGGTGAACGGGCGGGAGGTCCGGGCCGAGACGCGCCGGATCGCCTATCCCGTCGAGGAGACGGTGGCGGCCATGCGTCAGGCCGGCCTGCCGGAGACACTGATGGAGGCCTTGACCTTGGGGACGGAGATTCGTTGA